In Microbacterium enclense, one genomic interval encodes:
- the rsmI gene encoding 16S rRNA (cytidine(1402)-2'-O)-methyltransferase, which yields MIILAATPIGNLGDASRRLVDALENATVVAAEDTRTTQRLLAGLGVENRPRLIALHDHNEKERAAELVELAREDDLLVLSDAGMPTVSDPGYGLVAAAAAAGVTVTALPGPSAVVTALAVAGLPTDRFAFEGFPRRKPGERRKAFAQLASEERTLVFFESPSRLASTLDDLAATFGADRPAAVCRELTKLYEEVKRGTLAELAAWAAEGVRGEIAIVVGGATAREVAFPDAVTQVLELVRGGMRLKDAASEVASLTGHPSRELYQAGLAVKR from the coding sequence GTGATCATCCTCGCGGCGACCCCCATCGGCAATCTGGGGGACGCCTCGCGTCGCCTGGTCGACGCGTTGGAGAACGCCACGGTCGTCGCCGCGGAGGACACCCGCACCACCCAGCGCCTGCTCGCGGGGCTCGGTGTCGAGAACCGCCCGCGGCTCATCGCCCTGCACGACCACAATGAGAAGGAACGCGCCGCCGAGCTCGTCGAGCTGGCGCGCGAGGACGACCTCCTGGTACTGAGCGACGCCGGCATGCCGACCGTCAGCGACCCCGGGTACGGGCTGGTTGCCGCGGCCGCCGCCGCGGGCGTCACGGTCACCGCCCTCCCCGGTCCGAGCGCCGTCGTGACCGCGCTCGCCGTGGCGGGGCTTCCCACCGATCGCTTCGCTTTCGAGGGCTTTCCCCGCCGTAAGCCCGGTGAACGGCGCAAAGCCTTCGCGCAGCTGGCATCGGAGGAGCGGACTCTGGTGTTCTTCGAGTCGCCGTCGAGGCTGGCATCCACCCTCGACGACCTCGCCGCCACCTTCGGCGCCGATCGGCCCGCCGCGGTCTGTCGGGAGCTGACGAAGCTCTACGAGGAGGTCAAGCGCGGCACCCTCGCCGAGCTCGCTGCATGGGCGGCCGAGGGGGTGCGGGGCGAGATCGCGATCGTCGTCGGCGGAGCCACGGCACGAGAGGTGGCGTTCCCGGATGCCGTGACCCAGGTGCTCGAACTCGTGCGGGGCGGTATGCGGCTCAAGGACGCGGCGTCCGAGGTGGCGTCGCTCACCGGTCACCCGTCGCGCGAGCTGTATCAGGCGGGTCTCGCGGTCAAGCGCTGA
- a CDS encoding phospholipid carrier-dependent glycosyltransferase — MSTDVSPLLPPIERTRLDRWRDALLGDPRGLRLWRWLAPALVTLVAAVLRLIDIGNPHQLVFDETYYVKDAWSQWVLGYPSTWPTDFTDTQFAAGDTDAFTGIGSYVVHPPLGRILIGAGMAVFGADSATGWRIAAAVFGTATVLLIYLFARTLTRSLPLATVASGLFAIDGLGIVLSRIALLDIFLTFFVVLTFWFVALDHRRTGDRLAALLAAREGDPPMWGPILWNRPWLLAAGAAAGAATAVKWSGLYVLAAVGIYAVVTDALARRRAGIGQWPMDAVRQGLASFVLLVPVAAVVYLASWSGWLFTAGGYMRRTPGPETGFWSWVPQPLQSLWMYHEAMYRFHVGLVTPHSYASPAWQWPFLIRPTSMYWHQDDYGVNGCGLPSGCTEAISSLANPLIWWAGIAASLYLLVRVVLVRDGRYALVLTGLAATYVPWLLYPERTIFQFYTVTMLPFLVLALAFAVRDIARGIRGMTRANGQGIVIVFLAVCLLISAFWYPVWAGLPVPYEFWRLHNWLPTWI, encoded by the coding sequence GTGAGCACCGACGTCTCCCCTCTGCTCCCCCCGATCGAGCGCACGCGCCTCGACCGGTGGCGTGACGCGCTGCTCGGCGACCCCCGGGGTCTGCGCCTGTGGCGCTGGCTCGCCCCGGCGCTCGTGACCCTCGTCGCGGCTGTGCTGCGCCTCATCGACATCGGTAACCCGCACCAGCTCGTCTTCGACGAGACCTACTACGTCAAAGACGCGTGGAGCCAATGGGTGCTCGGGTACCCCTCGACCTGGCCGACCGACTTCACCGATACGCAGTTCGCCGCCGGCGACACCGACGCCTTCACCGGCATCGGGAGCTACGTGGTCCATCCCCCGCTCGGACGCATCCTCATCGGTGCCGGCATGGCCGTGTTCGGCGCCGACTCGGCGACGGGCTGGCGGATCGCCGCCGCCGTGTTCGGCACGGCCACCGTCCTGCTGATCTACCTGTTCGCGCGCACGCTCACGCGATCCCTTCCGCTGGCGACCGTGGCATCCGGTCTCTTCGCGATCGACGGCCTGGGGATCGTGCTGAGCCGCATCGCGCTGCTCGACATCTTCCTCACGTTCTTCGTGGTGCTGACATTCTGGTTCGTCGCCCTGGATCATCGGCGCACCGGCGATCGACTCGCGGCGCTCCTGGCGGCCCGCGAGGGCGACCCGCCGATGTGGGGGCCCATCCTGTGGAACCGCCCGTGGCTTCTCGCCGCCGGCGCCGCCGCGGGCGCCGCGACGGCGGTGAAGTGGTCGGGCCTGTACGTCCTCGCGGCCGTCGGCATCTACGCCGTCGTGACCGACGCGCTCGCTCGCCGTCGCGCCGGCATCGGTCAGTGGCCGATGGATGCCGTCCGCCAAGGCCTCGCCTCGTTCGTCCTTCTGGTGCCGGTTGCGGCGGTCGTCTACCTGGCCAGCTGGTCGGGGTGGCTGTTCACCGCCGGGGGCTACATGCGCAGGACCCCCGGGCCGGAGACCGGATTCTGGTCGTGGGTGCCGCAGCCCCTGCAGAGCCTCTGGATGTACCACGAGGCGATGTACAGATTCCACGTCGGCCTGGTCACTCCGCACAGCTACGCGAGCCCCGCGTGGCAGTGGCCGTTCCTCATCCGTCCGACCTCGATGTACTGGCACCAGGACGACTACGGCGTCAACGGCTGCGGTCTGCCGAGCGGCTGCACGGAAGCGATCTCCAGCCTCGCGAACCCCCTCATCTGGTGGGCCGGGATCGCGGCATCCCTCTATCTGCTGGTGCGCGTCGTGCTCGTGCGGGACGGGCGTTACGCGCTCGTGCTGACGGGCCTCGCCGCGACCTACGTGCCCTGGCTGCTGTACCCCGAGCGCACGATCTTCCAGTTCTACACGGTGACGATGCTGCCGTTCCTCGTGCTCGCCCTCGCGTTCGCCGTGCGCGACATCGCCCGCGGCATACGAGGCATGACGCGGGCGAACGGGCAAGGGATCGTCATCGTCTTCCTCGCCGTCTGCCTGCTGATCTCCGCTTTCTGGTACCCCGTGTGGGCGGGGCTCCCGGTGCCATACGAGTTCTGGCGCCTCCACAACTGGCTGCCCACCTGGATCTGA
- a CDS encoding ABC transporter permease subunit has protein sequence MSVTPPVAPPGAAPTAPAPLPSPRGESHARSFRGIGVGFLVKLVIMAVVNAFGILTILTAVGADSWLLASITAVLLIVADVVYFTRRALPLKYLLPGLIFLFAFQVFIFGYTAYIAFTNYGTGHAGSQAQAVDATLIQGERRVDDSATYAMSVVERLGTYGLAIADDDVVRVGTPDEPLTTVDGEIGASGAPTEVSGWTVVPRAEVLTDPSVQQAAAALRVPLSDDPNDGALRTRDGSTATVYTSTLVWDEQAQTITDTTTGTVYTATDRGTFTSADGESLPTGWYVNVGFENFLRVFTDGALLQPLLSVTGWTFAFAILSVVVSFGLGLLFALIFNDPRVRARKFLRTLFILPYAFPAFMSALLFRGMFNSEFGVINDVFFFGLPINWLGDPVLAKLAVLWVNVWLSYPYWFLVCTGALQALPSDTLEAAQLDGAGRWRSFRSIVLPLLLVSTAPLAISSFAFSFNNFTVIYMFNNGGPAIPGAPYALGSTDILISAIYDISGVSGGAADYGLASALSIVVFVVVGAISALAFRQTRKLEEFA, from the coding sequence ATGTCGGTCACCCCACCCGTCGCGCCCCCGGGCGCGGCCCCCACCGCCCCCGCGCCGCTTCCCTCGCCGCGCGGCGAGTCGCACGCCCGCAGCTTCCGCGGCATCGGCGTCGGCTTCCTCGTGAAACTCGTGATCATGGCGGTCGTCAACGCCTTCGGCATCCTGACGATCCTCACCGCCGTCGGTGCCGACTCCTGGCTGCTGGCCTCGATCACCGCCGTGCTGCTGATCGTCGCCGACGTCGTCTACTTCACCCGCCGCGCACTGCCGTTGAAGTACCTGCTGCCGGGGCTCATCTTCCTCTTCGCCTTCCAGGTCTTCATCTTCGGATACACCGCGTACATCGCCTTCACCAACTACGGCACCGGTCATGCGGGCTCGCAGGCGCAGGCGGTCGATGCCACCCTCATCCAGGGCGAGCGCCGAGTCGACGACTCCGCCACGTATGCGATGTCCGTGGTCGAACGCCTCGGCACCTACGGCCTCGCGATCGCCGACGACGACGTCGTGCGCGTGGGCACGCCCGACGAGCCCCTGACCACGGTCGACGGCGAGATCGGCGCGAGTGGCGCCCCCACCGAGGTGTCGGGCTGGACGGTCGTGCCCCGCGCCGAGGTGCTCACCGACCCCTCGGTGCAGCAGGCGGCCGCTGCTCTCCGCGTCCCGCTGTCCGACGATCCCAACGACGGCGCGCTGCGTACGCGCGACGGATCGACCGCGACGGTCTACACCTCGACCCTCGTGTGGGACGAGCAGGCCCAGACGATCACCGACACCACCACCGGAACCGTCTACACCGCAACCGACCGCGGCACCTTCACCTCCGCCGACGGGGAGAGCCTGCCCACCGGGTGGTACGTCAACGTGGGGTTCGAGAACTTCCTGCGCGTCTTCACCGACGGCGCCCTGCTGCAACCGCTGCTGTCGGTCACGGGCTGGACGTTCGCGTTCGCGATCCTCTCGGTCGTGGTGAGCTTCGGCCTCGGACTGCTGTTCGCGCTCATCTTCAACGATCCACGCGTGCGGGCGCGCAAGTTCCTGCGGACCCTGTTCATCCTCCCGTACGCGTTCCCCGCCTTCATGTCGGCGCTGCTGTTCCGCGGCATGTTCAACTCCGAGTTCGGCGTCATCAACGACGTCTTCTTCTTCGGCCTGCCGATCAACTGGCTCGGCGACCCCGTGCTCGCGAAGCTCGCGGTGCTGTGGGTGAACGTGTGGCTCAGCTACCCGTACTGGTTCCTCGTGTGCACGGGCGCTCTGCAGGCCCTCCCCTCCGACACCCTCGAAGCCGCTCAGCTCGACGGCGCCGGCCGGTGGCGCTCGTTCCGCTCGATCGTGCTGCCCCTGCTGCTCGTGTCGACCGCGCCGCTGGCGATCTCGTCGTTCGCCTTCAGCTTCAACAATTTCACCGTCATCTACATGTTCAACAACGGCGGCCCCGCGATACCCGGCGCGCCCTACGCGCTGGGCTCGACCGACATTCTCATCTCGGCCATCTACGACATCTCCGGCGTCTCGGGCGGAGCAGCCGACTACGGCCTCGCCAGCGCCCTGTCGATCGTCGTGTTCGTCGTCGTCGGCGCCATCTCGGCGCTGGCTTTCCGTCAGACCCGCAAGCTGGAGGAGTTCGCATGA
- a CDS encoding glycosyl hydrolase 53 family protein, which translates to MPKHPRPTALAALTLGVALAAAPVTAAQAAPDDGPVDAGITVPRVENLASDFALGVDVSSVLSLEESGVVFRDDDGTPADLFAVLSDHGVTDVRVRVWNDPFDAEGRGYGGGNVGVDRAVEIGERATAAGLGVAVDFHYSDFWADPAKQTAPKAWAGMDAAETSAAVEDFTRDALSAFVAAGVDVQLVQVGNETNGGVAGVTGWPDMARVFSAGSAAVRAVTPDALVAVHVTNPERPGHYAAYAAQLAANAVDYDVFASSYYPFWHGTTENLTTVLREVADTYDKKVMVVETSWVRTLDDADGHPDVIDSAAEAEAYPVSVQGQATALREVVQAVADVGEAGIGAYYWEPAWLPVGSADELEQNRVLWERDGSGWATSFAGEYDPEDAGEYFGGSAWDNQSLFDVDGTPLESLRTFEYVRTGAVAPREVTGVDTVRVAMTAGEELLLPERVTVRFSDGTSEDSPVTWEAAPDLAKPGAYEIVGTTADGYAALAVVTVAAENLLRNPGFEDPDVSMWTVEGPLSLRATDDPRTGERSAHFYAASATSFALEQRVDDLPAGRYVATGSLQGGAFGDGTAAIELISDAATATVPFTAGGWRVWSEPRTDEIEVAEGESLTVRVIADLPTGAWGTIDDLGLEKVGAVAPPPGEPTPSPTEPTPTPEPSPGEPTPGPTPGQPTPGAPTAEPSTPATPAPTTPALSTPAPSTPGGLAATGTSVPFGLAAAGLLALAAGVGLIWRHRRR; encoded by the coding sequence ATGCCGAAACACCCCCGCCCCACGGCCCTCGCGGCCCTGACCCTCGGCGTCGCCCTTGCGGCGGCGCCCGTCACCGCGGCTCAGGCCGCACCCGACGACGGACCGGTCGACGCGGGGATCACCGTTCCGCGCGTCGAGAACCTGGCATCCGACTTCGCCCTCGGCGTGGACGTGTCATCGGTGCTGTCGCTCGAAGAGTCCGGCGTGGTGTTCCGCGACGACGACGGCACCCCGGCCGACCTGTTCGCCGTGCTCTCCGACCACGGCGTGACAGACGTGCGCGTGCGGGTGTGGAACGACCCGTTCGACGCCGAGGGCCGCGGGTACGGCGGCGGCAACGTCGGGGTGGATCGCGCCGTCGAGATCGGCGAGCGCGCGACCGCCGCGGGTCTGGGCGTCGCCGTCGACTTCCACTATTCCGACTTCTGGGCCGATCCCGCCAAGCAGACGGCGCCGAAGGCGTGGGCCGGAATGGATGCCGCCGAGACCTCCGCCGCGGTCGAGGACTTCACGCGCGACGCGCTGTCGGCGTTCGTCGCCGCCGGCGTCGACGTGCAGCTCGTGCAGGTGGGCAACGAGACCAACGGCGGCGTCGCGGGGGTGACCGGCTGGCCCGACATGGCGCGCGTGTTCTCGGCGGGATCCGCCGCGGTGCGCGCGGTGACGCCCGACGCCCTCGTCGCCGTGCACGTCACGAACCCCGAGCGTCCTGGCCACTACGCCGCGTACGCCGCACAGCTCGCGGCGAACGCCGTCGACTACGACGTGTTCGCCTCGTCGTACTACCCGTTCTGGCACGGCACGACCGAGAATCTCACGACCGTGCTGCGCGAGGTCGCCGACACCTACGACAAGAAGGTCATGGTCGTCGAGACCTCGTGGGTGCGCACCCTGGATGACGCCGACGGCCACCCCGATGTGATCGACAGTGCCGCGGAGGCCGAGGCGTACCCCGTCAGCGTCCAGGGCCAGGCGACCGCGCTGCGCGAGGTCGTGCAGGCCGTCGCCGACGTAGGCGAGGCCGGCATCGGCGCGTACTACTGGGAGCCCGCCTGGCTGCCCGTGGGCTCCGCCGACGAGCTGGAGCAGAACCGCGTGCTCTGGGAGCGCGACGGCTCGGGCTGGGCCACGAGCTTCGCGGGTGAGTACGACCCGGAGGATGCCGGCGAGTACTTCGGCGGGTCGGCGTGGGACAACCAGTCGCTGTTCGACGTCGACGGCACGCCGCTCGAGTCGCTGCGCACGTTCGAGTACGTCCGCACCGGCGCGGTCGCACCCCGGGAAGTCACCGGCGTCGACACCGTGCGCGTCGCGATGACCGCGGGCGAGGAGCTCCTCCTCCCCGAGAGAGTGACCGTGCGCTTCAGCGACGGCACGAGCGAAGACAGCCCCGTGACCTGGGAGGCTGCTCCCGACCTCGCGAAGCCCGGCGCCTACGAGATCGTCGGCACGACCGCCGACGGCTACGCGGCGCTCGCCGTGGTGACGGTCGCCGCCGAGAACCTGCTGCGCAACCCCGGCTTCGAAGATCCCGACGTCTCGATGTGGACCGTCGAGGGTCCGCTGTCGCTGCGCGCGACGGACGACCCTCGCACGGGCGAGCGCTCGGCCCACTTCTACGCCGCCTCGGCGACGTCGTTCGCCCTCGAGCAGCGCGTCGACGACCTCCCGGCGGGACGCTACGTCGCGACAGGATCGCTGCAGGGCGGCGCGTTCGGTGACGGCACCGCCGCCATCGAGCTGATCTCGGATGCCGCCACCGCCACCGTCCCCTTCACCGCGGGCGGGTGGCGGGTGTGGTCGGAGCCACGCACCGACGAGATCGAGGTCGCGGAGGGAGAGAGTCTGACGGTCCGCGTGATCGCCGACCTGCCGACCGGGGCGTGGGGCACGATCGACGACCTCGGCCTCGAGAAGGTCGGTGCCGTCGCTCCGCCGCCCGGGGAGCCGACGCCCTCGCCCACGGAGCCGACCCCGACGCCGGAGCCCTCGCCGGGTGAGCCGACCCCGGGGCCCACCCCCGGTCAGCCCACGCCCGGCGCGCCGACGGCGGAGCCGTCCACGCCCGCGACGCCCGCGCCCACCACGCCGGCGCTCTCGACCCCGGCGCCTTCGACGCCGGGCGGTCTCGCCGCGACGGGCACCAGCGTGCCGTTCGGGCTCGCTGCCGCCGGCCTGCTCGCCCTCGCCGCCGGCGTGGGACTGATCTGGCGTCACCGCCGTCGGTGA
- a CDS encoding sugar ABC transporter permease — MTVTARGTGRDAARTTPAKKRRWLAEVGWKYPVAALIAFYALFPLVYVLSASLNPRGSLASSNALFSSVDVANYAALSGTSYWTWVGNTLFIGGVASVGAVLMGAAGAYAFSRFRFSGRRASLTGLLIVQMFPQALAFVAIFLMLLTIGEVVPALGINSKLALICVYLGGALGANTFLMYGFFNTIPIEIDESAKIDGATHAQIFWRLIMPLVTPILAVVALLAFIAAFGDYILARIILVSEDNWTLAVGMYQWVSNQLTSRWGLFAAGSVLASIPVLALFLSLQRYIVGGLTQGSVKG, encoded by the coding sequence ATGACCGTCACCGCACGCGGCACCGGGCGCGACGCCGCCCGCACCACCCCGGCGAAGAAGCGCCGCTGGCTCGCCGAGGTCGGCTGGAAGTACCCCGTCGCCGCCCTCATCGCCTTCTACGCGCTGTTCCCGCTCGTCTACGTGCTCTCGGCCTCGCTCAACCCGCGCGGCAGCCTCGCCTCCTCGAACGCGCTCTTCTCGTCGGTGGACGTCGCCAACTACGCCGCCCTGTCAGGGACGAGCTACTGGACGTGGGTGGGCAACACGCTCTTCATCGGGGGCGTCGCCTCGGTCGGCGCCGTGCTGATGGGCGCAGCGGGAGCGTATGCGTTCTCGCGCTTCCGCTTCTCGGGGCGACGCGCGAGCCTCACCGGCCTGCTCATCGTGCAGATGTTCCCGCAGGCGCTGGCGTTCGTGGCCATCTTCCTCATGCTGCTGACCATCGGCGAGGTCGTTCCCGCGCTCGGCATCAACTCCAAGCTCGCGCTCATCTGCGTCTACCTCGGCGGCGCGCTCGGGGCGAACACGTTCCTCATGTACGGCTTCTTCAACACCATCCCGATCGAGATCGACGAGTCGGCGAAGATCGACGGCGCGACGCACGCGCAGATCTTCTGGCGCCTGATCATGCCGCTCGTGACCCCGATCCTCGCGGTCGTGGCACTGCTCGCCTTCATCGCCGCCTTCGGCGACTACATCCTCGCGCGCATCATCCTCGTGTCCGAAGACAACTGGACCCTCGCCGTCGGCATGTACCAGTGGGTCTCGAACCAGCTCACCTCCCGGTGGGGCCTGTTCGCCGCGGGGTCCGTGCTCGCGTCGATCCCGGTGCTCGCCCTCTTCCTGTCGCTGCAGCGCTACATCGTCGGCGGCCTCACCCAGGGGTCGGTCAAGGGCTGA
- a CDS encoding maltose ABC transporter substrate-binding protein produces MRMTAPRRTLLGSAAMLAVSALALTGCSGGGAGDDTAAGGDGPEIVVWTDAEREQAIGDAAKAFEEETGATVRLVQKNFEDLRNDFIAQVPTGEGPDITVGAHDWLGALVAAGVVDTIDLGDTASNFEPVALEAMTYDGQLYALPYSLETVALVQNTALVGAEAPATWDDMIQRGLASGAERPFVINTAGETGDGYTMYGLQTSFGAPVFVQDASGSYTSEVGMGGAPGEAFAQWLSTNGQAGYLSTTIDYDINNELFASGKAPYTVQGPWAISSFDGIDVAVNPIPSAGGQTAAPFVGVQGFYLSAQSKNALLATEFLVNYLGTEDAQRALYEADPRIPAYTSLGQEVASDPIIAGFLASAQNGVPMPSIPEMGSVWDLWNAAEAQIISGAEPVSTWNQMITDLQSTLAG; encoded by the coding sequence ATGCGCATGACAGCACCCCGGCGCACGCTCCTCGGCTCGGCGGCGATGCTCGCCGTCTCGGCCCTCGCCCTGACCGGCTGCTCCGGCGGCGGAGCCGGCGACGACACCGCCGCGGGCGGCGACGGCCCCGAGATCGTCGTCTGGACCGACGCCGAGCGCGAGCAGGCCATCGGCGACGCCGCGAAGGCGTTCGAGGAGGAGACGGGCGCGACCGTGCGTCTCGTGCAGAAGAACTTCGAAGACCTGCGCAACGACTTCATCGCCCAGGTCCCCACCGGCGAAGGCCCCGACATCACCGTCGGCGCGCACGACTGGCTCGGCGCGCTCGTCGCCGCCGGCGTCGTCGACACGATCGACCTCGGCGACACCGCGTCGAACTTCGAGCCCGTCGCCCTCGAGGCGATGACGTACGACGGGCAGCTGTACGCCCTGCCGTACTCCCTCGAGACGGTGGCGCTGGTGCAGAACACCGCGCTGGTCGGCGCCGAGGCGCCCGCGACGTGGGACGACATGATCCAGCGGGGGCTGGCATCCGGGGCCGAGCGGCCCTTCGTCATCAACACCGCGGGCGAGACCGGCGACGGCTACACGATGTACGGTCTGCAGACCTCGTTCGGGGCCCCCGTCTTCGTGCAGGATGCCAGCGGTTCGTACACGTCCGAGGTGGGCATGGGTGGGGCGCCCGGCGAAGCCTTCGCCCAGTGGCTCTCGACCAACGGCCAGGCCGGCTACCTCTCGACCACGATCGACTACGACATCAACAACGAGCTCTTCGCGAGCGGCAAGGCGCCGTACACGGTCCAAGGTCCGTGGGCCATCAGCTCGTTCGACGGCATCGACGTCGCGGTGAACCCGATCCCCAGCGCCGGGGGCCAGACGGCTGCGCCGTTCGTGGGCGTACAGGGCTTCTACCTCAGCGCGCAGAGCAAGAACGCCCTGCTCGCGACCGAGTTCCTCGTCAACTACCTCGGCACGGAAGACGCGCAGCGCGCGCTCTACGAGGCCGACCCGCGCATCCCCGCGTACACCTCGCTCGGCCAGGAGGTCGCCTCCGACCCGATCATCGCCGGATTCCTCGCCTCCGCGCAGAACGGCGTGCCCATGCCCTCGATCCCGGAGATGGGATCGGTGTGGGACCTCTGGAACGCCGCCGAGGCGCAGATCATCTCGGGCGCCGAGCCCGTCTCGACGTGGAACCAGATGATCACCGACCTGCAGAGCACCCTGGCCGGTTGA